A window from Aerococcus sp. Group 1 encodes these proteins:
- a CDS encoding thiamine pyrophosphate-dependent dehydrogenase E1 component subunit alpha, whose protein sequence is METDIKTASDVEVKAMSPDKAKAIYKTMNEIRDFEDTVHRFFAQGEIPGFVHLYAGEEAIASGVCAHLTDDDYITSTHRGHGHCVAKGGDLKGMMAEIFGKETGLGKGKGGSMHIADLDKGILGANGMVGGGFGLAVGAAMRNKYLKTDSVAVCFFGDGASNEGLFHECLNMASIWQLPVIFVNENNFFAESTPQWYSSGSETIAERAAAYNMPGVRVDGKDLMAVYEAAGEAIDRARQGGGPSLIECVAYRNYGHFEGDEQKYKALSGPEKEWADRDAIQVFKDYAIEHGLASQEELEEIEAQAKQDIEEAVEYAKESPIPAAENLLTDVFAD, encoded by the coding sequence ATGGAAACCGATATTAAAACAGCCTCTGATGTTGAAGTTAAAGCCATGAGCCCAGATAAGGCCAAGGCGATTTATAAAACGATGAACGAAATCCGCGACTTTGAGGATACCGTTCACCGCTTCTTCGCTCAAGGGGAAATTCCTGGTTTCGTTCACTTATATGCTGGTGAAGAAGCGATTGCTAGTGGTGTCTGTGCCCACTTAACTGATGATGACTACATTACCTCTACCCACCGCGGACACGGTCACTGTGTGGCCAAGGGAGGCGACCTTAAAGGGATGATGGCTGAGATCTTTGGTAAAGAGACCGGCCTTGGTAAAGGTAAGGGCGGATCCATGCATATAGCTGACCTCGATAAGGGGATCTTAGGAGCTAATGGTATGGTTGGTGGCGGTTTCGGACTAGCTGTTGGGGCTGCCATGCGTAATAAATACCTCAAAACTGATTCAGTTGCTGTGTGTTTCTTTGGAGATGGGGCTTCTAATGAAGGATTATTCCATGAGTGTTTAAATATGGCAAGTATTTGGCAGCTACCGGTTATTTTTGTCAATGAAAATAACTTCTTTGCGGAATCAACGCCTCAGTGGTATTCTTCGGGCTCGGAAACTATTGCTGAACGGGCGGCAGCCTACAATATGCCAGGGGTCCGTGTCGATGGTAAGGACTTGATGGCTGTTTATGAAGCTGCCGGTGAAGCCATTGACCGGGCCCGTCAAGGTGGTGGACCAAGCTTAATTGAATGTGTGGCCTACCGTAACTATGGTCACTTTGAAGGGGACGAACAAAAATACAAAGCCCTTTCTGGCCCAGAGAAAGAATGGGCTGACCGTGACGCTATTCAAGTCTTTAAAGATTATGCCATTGAACATGGCTTAGCAAGTCAAGAAGAATTAGAAGAAATCGAAGCACAAGCCAAACAAGATATAGAAGAGGCTGTGGAATATGCTAAAGAAAGCCCAATTCCTGCTGCTGAAAATCTATTAACTGATGTTTTCGCTGACTAA
- a CDS encoding dihydrolipoamide acetyltransferase family protein yields the protein MATEVVMPTLGLTMTEGTIEQWYVKEGDEVSSGDVLATISSEKLSGDVEAPEAGTVIKILADEGDVLKCKAAMAYIGEPGEEVEVGSSDEKSSEAEAESSSSEKEVSQEPAQKASDKKAQSGAVKGERIFITPVARKLAAEKGYDIEDIPGTGGNGRITRRDVERYQPQAKPSQAVTSQAGEGLPGMRKTIAKRMVQSLQTTAQLSLHRKADVTQLSKLRQEIKAKANDGAALGWTTLITRAAVKALEETPEMNSWYQDGHWEQHEAVHIGMATAVADGLVVPVIRDAQGLSLSKLGERINEVTSQAKAGQLPADLYSGSTFSITNMGGRGIEYFTPVINPPEAGILGLGAIQKELAFDDNGKVVELSKFPLSLTFDHQLLDGDPAGAFLDLIVSYLENPYSLLL from the coding sequence ATGGCGACAGAAGTTGTAATGCCAACATTAGGACTCACCATGACAGAAGGAACCATTGAACAATGGTATGTTAAAGAAGGCGATGAAGTTTCTTCAGGCGATGTCCTAGCAACGATTAGTTCGGAAAAATTATCTGGTGATGTTGAAGCACCAGAAGCAGGTACTGTGATTAAAATTCTAGCTGATGAAGGTGACGTGTTAAAATGTAAGGCAGCCATGGCTTATATTGGCGAGCCTGGAGAAGAAGTGGAAGTTGGAAGCTCAGACGAAAAATCTAGTGAAGCTGAAGCAGAATCCAGCTCAAGTGAAAAAGAAGTGTCACAAGAGCCAGCCCAGAAAGCTTCAGACAAGAAAGCTCAATCGGGAGCAGTTAAAGGTGAGCGTATCTTTATTACTCCCGTCGCCCGTAAGCTAGCAGCTGAAAAGGGCTATGACATTGAAGATATTCCGGGAACAGGTGGTAATGGCCGGATTACCCGTCGTGATGTTGAACGCTATCAACCTCAAGCTAAGCCTAGTCAAGCAGTCACTAGCCAAGCTGGTGAAGGTTTACCAGGTATGCGTAAGACTATTGCAAAACGGATGGTACAAAGCTTACAAACCACAGCCCAGCTGTCCCTACATCGCAAGGCAGACGTGACTCAATTAAGCAAGCTGCGTCAAGAAATTAAGGCCAAAGCCAATGATGGTGCAGCACTAGGCTGGACCACCTTAATTACCCGAGCAGCTGTGAAGGCTTTAGAAGAAACGCCAGAAATGAATAGCTGGTACCAGGATGGACACTGGGAACAACATGAAGCGGTTCACATTGGTATGGCAACAGCGGTTGCTGATGGCTTAGTGGTTCCTGTTATTAGAGATGCTCAAGGCCTCAGTCTAAGTAAATTAGGCGAAAGGATTAACGAAGTGACTAGCCAGGCCAAGGCTGGTCAACTACCAGCAGATCTCTATTCCGGTTCTACCTTCTCTATTACTAATATGGGAGGGCGAGGAATTGAATACTTCACCCCGGTAATCAATCCACCAGAAGCGGGTATTCTGGGTCTGGGGGCCATTCAAAAGGAATTAGCCTTTGATGATAATGGCAAAGTGGTGGAATTAAGTAAATTCCCATTAAGTTTAACCTTTGACCACCAATTATTGGATGGGGATCCAGCTGGTGCTTTCTTAGACCTAATTGTTTCTTATCTAGAAAATCCTTATAGCTTATTGCTATAA
- a CDS encoding KH domain-containing protein, which translates to MPDIENLLMTIIQPLVSYPEDIQLEVSDGDEFLEYHLMVHPDDVGRVIGKRGRVANAIRTILYSVRVKGHRRVRLTIDRIDDDQ; encoded by the coding sequence ATGCCGGACATTGAAAATTTACTAATGACTATTATTCAACCTTTAGTGTCTTATCCTGAAGACATTCAACTCGAAGTGAGTGATGGGGATGAATTCTTAGAATACCATTTAATGGTACATCCCGATGACGTTGGACGTGTCATTGGTAAGCGCGGACGCGTAGCGAATGCTATTCGCACAATTTTATATAGTGTACGCGTAAAAGGTCATCGTCGGGTTCGGTTAACAATCGATCGCATTGATGACGACCAATAA
- a CDS encoding ATP-dependent Clp protease ATP-binding subunit, which translates to MVNSKKRLAENIETALKQAENLAIKKKHKNIAIAHVFNYLIEDQNGFIYRFLKSLNVPMKAMQAEINRELSRIGSDYGKNLNYGQQFSKQLGDLLQGAENYQEKRHANEIASQDLLLALFDLKNNELTHWLNNYVNRASAHKKLADYQERRTVDRDDVSLSFPALSKYARNLNASYRADEMDPIIGREKELADMVLILSRRSKNNPLLIGEAGVGKTALVEGLVQHIEEDKLPSSLKDTIVMALDIGALIAGAKYRGDFEERLKAVLDEVRSSQGKIILFIDEIHTIVGAGKTEGAMDAGNLLKPMLARGEIHCIGATTHQEYHQYFEKDRALDRRFQRILVDQPTLDESQAILRGLQAQHEDYHKVFIDDSAIEASVTMSDRYMTDRYLPDKAIDVLDIACAEVSMVLKEAPASLLAAREERYHMELTLANAQTASNGQVDEEDKLQQAQASAQNEEARLEEQWQAEKVLLKDWQGYRQKLFQAHLDLDQAQKAFDSQKVKLLKEENIPQLEAVIDQVQADYQAILEGSDGPLLDPWVRKNDVAKVIARQTGIPVAQVAEHEREKLMHLASRLHQRIVGQDPAVQAVSQAVIRSRADVQDPNRPIGSFLFLGPTGVGKTELAKALADQLFNDEEKIIRLDMSEYMEKHSVARLVGAPPGYVGYEEGGQLTEAVRRQPYAVILLDEIEKAHRDVFNLLLQILDDGRLTDNQGQVIDFKNTILIMTSNLGSDILLADMLQHKNSEISHGARQAVTKKLQEHFRPEFLNRIDDTILFSALSKENMEAIVEKLLDQLKVRLSQQDIFLTYQEDLKDYLADSAYEPEFGARPLKRFIRKYLETPFAERIISGQIKAHDQVDLLYDTDSEQVIFKVEDN; encoded by the coding sequence ATGGTTAATAGTAAAAAACGTTTGGCTGAAAATATAGAAACGGCCTTAAAACAAGCAGAAAATTTGGCCATTAAGAAAAAACATAAAAACATCGCCATTGCCCATGTCTTTAACTATTTAATCGAAGATCAAAATGGCTTTATCTATCGTTTCTTAAAGTCTCTCAATGTGCCGATGAAGGCCATGCAGGCGGAAATTAATCGCGAGTTGTCACGTATAGGTAGCGACTATGGCAAGAATCTTAACTATGGTCAGCAATTTTCAAAACAACTCGGCGACCTGCTCCAAGGGGCAGAAAACTACCAAGAAAAGCGACACGCTAACGAAATCGCTAGTCAGGACCTCTTATTGGCCCTCTTTGACCTGAAAAACAATGAACTGACCCATTGGTTAAATAATTATGTTAACCGAGCGAGTGCCCATAAAAAATTAGCCGATTATCAAGAAAGGCGGACGGTTGATAGAGATGATGTGAGCTTATCCTTTCCGGCCTTATCCAAGTATGCCCGAAATTTAAATGCCAGCTATCGCGCGGATGAAATGGATCCCATTATTGGAAGGGAAAAAGAATTGGCTGATATGGTGCTCATCCTATCGCGGCGGTCAAAGAATAACCCCCTCCTCATTGGCGAAGCTGGTGTCGGTAAAACGGCCTTAGTCGAAGGCTTAGTCCAGCATATTGAGGAAGACAAGCTGCCTTCAAGTTTAAAGGACACTATTGTTATGGCTTTAGACATTGGAGCCTTGATTGCAGGTGCCAAGTATCGTGGTGATTTTGAAGAACGCCTAAAAGCAGTACTCGATGAAGTGAGAAGCTCACAAGGAAAAATCATTCTCTTTATTGATGAAATTCATACGATTGTGGGAGCTGGAAAGACAGAAGGTGCTATGGACGCTGGAAACTTACTCAAGCCTATGTTAGCTCGAGGTGAAATTCACTGTATTGGGGCGACCACCCACCAGGAGTATCACCAATACTTTGAAAAGGACCGTGCCCTTGACCGCCGTTTTCAACGAATACTCGTTGACCAACCCACTCTTGATGAAAGCCAGGCGATTCTTAGAGGCTTACAAGCCCAACACGAAGACTACCACAAGGTCTTCATTGATGATTCTGCTATTGAAGCTAGTGTTACTATGAGTGACCGCTATATGACTGATCGTTACTTACCGGATAAGGCCATCGATGTCTTAGATATTGCTTGTGCAGAAGTAAGTATGGTTCTTAAAGAAGCGCCTGCTAGTTTATTAGCAGCTAGAGAAGAGCGATATCATATGGAGCTAACTTTAGCCAATGCGCAAACCGCTTCAAACGGACAAGTTGATGAAGAGGATAAACTTCAGCAGGCTCAGGCAAGTGCCCAAAATGAGGAAGCTAGGCTAGAAGAACAATGGCAGGCAGAAAAAGTCTTGCTCAAAGACTGGCAAGGTTACCGTCAAAAATTATTTCAAGCCCATTTAGACTTGGACCAAGCCCAAAAAGCTTTTGATAGTCAAAAGGTGAAGCTGTTAAAAGAGGAAAATATTCCCCAACTTGAAGCTGTGATAGATCAAGTTCAGGCAGATTATCAGGCCATTCTAGAGGGTAGTGATGGTCCCTTATTAGATCCCTGGGTAAGGAAGAATGATGTGGCCAAAGTGATTGCCAGACAAACCGGCATCCCTGTGGCCCAAGTGGCTGAACATGAACGGGAAAAATTAATGCATTTAGCTAGCCGCTTACACCAACGTATTGTTGGTCAAGATCCAGCTGTTCAAGCCGTTAGTCAGGCAGTTATACGGTCTCGTGCCGATGTCCAAGATCCTAACCGACCTATTGGTTCTTTCTTATTCCTTGGGCCTACTGGGGTAGGAAAGACGGAATTAGCTAAAGCCTTAGCTGATCAGTTATTTAATGATGAAGAAAAAATTATCCGTTTAGACATGAGTGAATATATGGAAAAGCACAGTGTTGCGCGTTTAGTAGGGGCGCCCCCTGGCTATGTTGGTTACGAAGAAGGGGGACAATTGACGGAAGCAGTTCGTAGACAACCCTATGCGGTTATTCTTTTAGATGAAATTGAAAAGGCCCACCGGGATGTCTTTAACCTCTTATTACAAATTCTAGATGATGGTCGGCTAACAGATAACCAGGGTCAGGTGATTGATTTCAAAAATACTATTTTGATTATGACCAGTAATTTAGGTTCGGATATTCTGCTTGCGGATATGCTTCAGCATAAAAACAGTGAGATATCGCATGGAGCTCGTCAAGCAGTAACTAAGAAACTCCAAGAACATTTCCGACCTGAATTTTTAAACCGGATTGATGATACGATTCTCTTTTCGGCCCTATCTAAAGAAAATATGGAGGCGATTGTTGAGAAACTCCTAGACCAGTTGAAAGTCCGCTTAAGTCAGCAAGATATCTTCCTAACTTATCAAGAGGACTTAAAGGATTACTTAGCTGACTCTGCTTATGAACCTGAATTTGGGGCGCGGCCTTTAAAACGTTTCATTCGCAAATATTTGGAAACGCCTTTTGCTGAACGCATCATTAGTGGACAAATAAAGGCACATGACCAAGTCGATCTCTTGTATGATACAGATAGTGAGCAAGTGATTTTTAAAGTCGAAGATAATTAA
- the trmD gene encoding tRNA (guanosine(37)-N1)-methyltransferase TrmD yields the protein MKVNILSLFPDMFTGPMNQSIIGKAQEKGLVDIEVTDFRQFANNKHGHVDDYPFGGGAGMLLQVEPIYRALEAIDPLLVSEDLSQRPNSRVILMDPAGQRFNQAKAEELAQEDQLIFICGHYEGYDERIRNYVTDEISIGDFVLTGGELGAMTVIDATVRLLDEAVGNNESVEVESFSTGLLEYPQYTRPRSFMGMDVPDVLVSGDHQKIADWKGKEAIRRTYLRRPDLLDRAELSDQEQRWLLEVQAENPK from the coding sequence ATGAAGGTTAATATTTTAAGTCTATTTCCAGACATGTTTACTGGCCCTATGAACCAGTCCATTATTGGTAAGGCCCAGGAAAAAGGCCTAGTCGATATTGAAGTCACTGACTTTCGCCAATTTGCCAATAATAAGCATGGTCATGTTGATGACTATCCCTTTGGCGGGGGAGCAGGTATGTTACTACAAGTGGAACCAATTTATCGTGCTTTAGAGGCTATTGACCCTCTTTTAGTGAGCGAGGATTTATCTCAGCGGCCGAATAGCCGGGTCATTTTAATGGATCCTGCTGGACAGCGGTTTAACCAGGCCAAGGCGGAAGAACTGGCCCAAGAAGACCAGCTAATCTTTATTTGTGGCCATTATGAAGGCTATGATGAGCGGATTAGAAACTATGTGACTGATGAAATTTCCATTGGCGACTTTGTTTTAACTGGCGGCGAGTTAGGTGCTATGACTGTCATTGATGCTACGGTAAGGTTATTGGATGAAGCGGTAGGTAACAATGAGTCGGTAGAAGTGGAGTCCTTTTCAACAGGCCTATTAGAATACCCCCAGTACACCCGACCCCGGTCTTTTATGGGGATGGATGTTCCTGATGTCCTAGTTAGTGGCGACCATCAAAAAATTGCTGACTGGAAGGGGAAGGAAGCCATTCGCCGCACCTATCTCAGACGTCCGGACCTCTTAGACCGAGCTGAGCTGTCTGACCAAGAGCAGCGATGGTTGTTAGAAGTTCAAGCAGAAAATCCAAAATAA
- a CDS encoding alpha-ketoacid dehydrogenase subunit beta, translating to MSREIAFMTAINEALDQAMEKDDRVVLLGEDIAGGREVDHLAEENEDAWGGVMGVTKGLGPKYGLDRVIDTPLSEMGYMAAAVGMAVTGLRPVPELMFNDFIGFCLDSLLGQGSKMRYMFGGKAQIPMVVRTMHGAGASAAAQHSGSYYGIFGSIPGIKVVVPATPYDAKGLLLASIEDNNIVVFSEDKTIYGQKGEVPEEYYTIPIGKANVYRQGDDLTIVTIGKMLFVAEEVADRLAEDGISVEVIDLRTVAPWDQETVIESVKKTGRLIVIDESNPHNNTATDIASVVSDKAFDYLDGPIKCICAPNVPVPFAVNLEQLYLPDADKVIEEAAELIDDLRA from the coding sequence ATGAGTAGAGAAATTGCCTTTATGACCGCAATTAATGAAGCTTTAGACCAAGCCATGGAAAAAGACGATCGTGTGGTTTTATTAGGAGAAGATATTGCGGGTGGACGCGAAGTTGATCATTTAGCTGAAGAAAATGAAGACGCCTGGGGTGGCGTGATGGGAGTCACTAAGGGACTAGGCCCTAAGTACGGTCTTGACCGTGTAATAGATACTCCCTTATCAGAAATGGGCTATATGGCTGCAGCAGTAGGTATGGCCGTGACTGGTCTACGCCCTGTTCCAGAATTAATGTTTAATGATTTCATTGGTTTCTGTTTGGACTCCTTATTGGGTCAAGGCTCCAAAATGCGTTATATGTTTGGTGGTAAGGCACAGATTCCTATGGTAGTTCGGACCATGCATGGGGCTGGGGCCAGTGCAGCTGCCCAACACTCGGGATCTTATTATGGAATTTTTGGATCTATTCCAGGGATCAAAGTCGTTGTTCCTGCGACACCTTATGATGCTAAGGGCTTACTCCTAGCCTCAATTGAAGATAATAATATTGTAGTCTTTTCAGAAGATAAGACCATCTATGGGCAAAAGGGCGAAGTTCCAGAAGAATATTATACCATCCCGATTGGAAAGGCCAATGTTTACCGTCAAGGCGACGACCTAACTATTGTTACTATAGGGAAAATGCTCTTTGTTGCTGAAGAGGTAGCTGACCGCTTGGCTGAGGATGGCATTTCTGTAGAAGTCATTGACTTAAGAACCGTTGCCCCTTGGGACCAAGAAACCGTGATTGAATCGGTGAAGAAAACCGGACGTTTAATTGTAATTGATGAATCCAATCCTCACAATAATACAGCAACCGATATTGCCTCTGTAGTGAGTGATAAGGCCTTTGATTACCTTGACGGACCAATTAAATGTATTTGTGCACCTAATGTACCGGTACCTTTTGCGGTCAACTTGGAACAATTATATTTACCTGATGCAGATAAGGTAATTGAAGAAGCTGCTGAACTTATTGACGACTTAAGAGCATAA
- a CDS encoding LysR family transcriptional regulator: MNYYALKYFKAVAEIGNMTSAAEELNVSQPAISRAIKQLEEDLGVDLFVRQGRGVHLNHYGETFLTYLDHSFSALNEGKRVVREISGLEHGEIIIGVTLPHVFPNLLSDFLHDYPKVRVKQYEAASALMLEKLLKDQLDFWIATHEINHDQVETLPIISEEIFVTVSQKHPFAQAKQVFLSDLKAEKFVGSSQGYSFRELTDGFCQQAGFTPNYQIELEDAAAIHKLVEAGYGISFTPKISLLSSQEQIIPLRVADFSIQRTVSLVYKKGHYFSQAAPAFFNFAKDYQRDFA; encoded by the coding sequence ATGAACTACTATGCTTTGAAATATTTTAAAGCGGTGGCTGAGATAGGCAATATGACCAGTGCCGCGGAAGAATTAAATGTATCTCAACCAGCCATTAGCCGGGCTATTAAACAGTTAGAAGAAGATTTAGGAGTCGATCTATTTGTCCGTCAAGGCCGCGGTGTTCATTTGAATCACTATGGGGAAACTTTTCTAACTTACCTCGATCATTCCTTTAGTGCTTTAAACGAAGGAAAGCGGGTGGTTAGGGAAATTTCCGGTTTAGAACATGGTGAAATTATCATTGGCGTTACCCTTCCCCATGTTTTCCCTAATTTATTGAGCGACTTTCTCCACGATTATCCCAAGGTTCGGGTCAAGCAGTATGAAGCAGCGAGTGCCTTGATGCTCGAAAAATTGTTAAAAGATCAACTCGATTTTTGGATAGCTACCCATGAGATTAATCATGACCAAGTCGAGACCCTCCCTATAATCAGTGAAGAAATCTTTGTCACAGTGAGTCAGAAACACCCCTTTGCCCAGGCTAAGCAGGTTTTCTTAAGCGATTTAAAGGCGGAAAAATTTGTTGGTTCGAGTCAGGGTTATAGTTTTCGGGAGTTAACGGATGGTTTCTGTCAACAGGCCGGCTTTACACCTAATTACCAGATCGAATTAGAAGATGCCGCTGCGATCCATAAATTGGTCGAAGCCGGTTATGGCATTTCTTTTACGCCTAAGATTTCTCTCTTATCAAGCCAAGAACAGATTATCCCTCTTAGAGTAGCAGATTTTTCCATCCAGAGGACCGTTAGCCTAGTTTATAAGAAAGGCCATTACTTCTCTCAAGCAGCGCCAGCATTTTTTAATTTTGCTAAAGATTACCAGCGTGACTTTGCCTAA
- the rplS gene encoding 50S ribosomal protein L19: MSHNPKLIDEIVSEQLRSDIPDFRPGDTVRVHARVVEGERERIQIFEGVVLARKGQGISETFTVRKVSNGVGVERIWPVHTPRVAKIEVIRQGKVRRAKLYYLRDRHGKAARIAERRRKK, from the coding sequence ATGAGTCATAACCCAAAATTAATCGATGAAATTGTTTCCGAACAATTACGCAGCGATATTCCTGATTTCCGTCCTGGAGACACCGTTCGTGTACACGCACGTGTTGTTGAAGGTGAACGTGAACGTATCCAAATTTTTGAAGGCGTTGTTTTAGCTCGTAAAGGCCAAGGCATTAGCGAAACCTTCACCGTACGTAAAGTATCAAACGGTGTTGGGGTTGAACGTATCTGGCCTGTACATACTCCTCGAGTAGCTAAAATTGAAGTGATCCGTCAAGGTAAAGTACGTCGTGCGAAACTTTACTACTTACGTGACCGTCACGGAAAAGCAGCCCGTATTGCTGAACGTCGTCGTAAAAAATAA
- a CDS encoding MaoC family dehydratase, translating to MEAIYLENCQVGLTFKSRSYHLSEEEAINFAKKYDPQPFHLDKQAAEDSFFKQLCASGWLVTSIMMRLMVESIPFKHGDIGAGVTLNWTKPVYPGDDLHIEGEITDFKPSKSKSDRGIAYVSVKVINQENDVVLENESKVVVFSKDKDFS from the coding sequence GTGGAAGCTATCTATTTAGAAAACTGTCAGGTAGGCCTAACATTCAAAAGCCGTAGCTATCATTTGTCTGAAGAAGAAGCCATCAATTTTGCTAAAAAGTATGATCCCCAACCTTTCCACTTAGATAAGCAGGCTGCTGAAGACAGCTTCTTTAAGCAACTTTGCGCCAGCGGGTGGTTGGTGACTTCAATTATGATGCGATTAATGGTTGAAAGCATTCCTTTTAAACATGGAGATATTGGTGCCGGAGTGACCCTCAATTGGACTAAACCCGTCTACCCCGGCGACGACCTGCACATCGAAGGCGAAATTACTGATTTTAAACCCTCTAAAAGCAAGTCAGATCGGGGCATTGCCTATGTGTCTGTAAAAGTCATCAACCAAGAAAATGATGTCGTCTTAGAAAATGAATCGAAGGTGGTTGTTTTTTCTAAGGATAAAGATTTTAGTTAA
- the rimM gene encoding ribosome maturation factor RimM (Essential for efficient processing of 16S rRNA) — translation MSQEFYRVGKIVNTQGLKGEVRVIATTDFPEKRFQPGSQLVIFDHKNIEAWVEVVSHRQHKNFHILSFKGMTSINDVEGFKGMEIMVAAKERHSDDLAEGEFFYDQIIGLVVYDLTGKELGKVKTITQLGPNDVWTIQRNQPGKKDVLIPYIDDVVKSIDLDDKKIVIDALEGLIDDEG, via the coding sequence ATGAGTCAAGAATTTTACCGTGTGGGAAAGATTGTTAATACCCAGGGTTTGAAAGGTGAAGTACGGGTGATTGCGACTACCGATTTTCCAGAAAAGCGTTTTCAACCAGGAAGTCAACTAGTCATCTTTGACCATAAGAATATAGAAGCTTGGGTTGAGGTAGTGAGTCACCGTCAACATAAAAATTTCCATATTCTTAGTTTTAAAGGCATGACCTCAATTAATGATGTGGAAGGCTTTAAAGGAATGGAAATAATGGTAGCTGCAAAAGAACGGCACAGCGATGATTTAGCCGAGGGAGAGTTCTTTTATGATCAAATCATTGGCTTAGTGGTCTATGACCTAACGGGCAAGGAGCTTGGAAAGGTGAAAACCATTACCCAATTAGGCCCCAATGATGTCTGGACCATCCAGCGCAATCAGCCGGGCAAGAAGGATGTTCTCATCCCTTATATTGATGATGTAGTTAAAAGCATTGATTTAGATGATAAAAAAATTGTCATAGATGCCCTTGAAGGATTGATTGATGATGAAGGTTAA
- a CDS encoding NAD(P)/FAD-dependent oxidoreductase, whose protein sequence is MAHYDLLVIGSGPGGYIAAEEAAKSGLKTAVVEKGPVGGTCLNSGCIPIQSYVQNGRWAMQSKQLAKYGLSQASDSVDFKALKERKDQVVQQNQQGILQIFKSNGIDFIEGEAVFVKDKTFRVNDQTLSAENVLLATGSRVLDPEIPGIDQVDYLTHESFFQMEDLPDDLVVVGASEHGVEFAFAMAALGVKVTLIEEKATIIPNQVKEVQDYVKKLFKKLSVKVIEGVAIDRLSPGKIQLSDGQDLSFDQVLLMLSRRPDLSLVKAMGLELDKKGTYLAVDENYQSSSPGVYGVGDLIGGWPFAHAASHEGIKAVKAILGQAEYPLDFNAVPRKMAVDVDVESFGLHEDQAQKAGYDVISHSIPFMMNGAAAALNESEGFVNIISERQYGQILGGLVVGHGASEIMHILLAVYQCEGTIDELAQMVFAHPTLSETIGDVAKALVRKY, encoded by the coding sequence TTGGCACATTATGATTTACTTGTCATTGGTTCTGGACCAGGAGGTTATATCGCTGCGGAAGAGGCCGCTAAGTCGGGCTTAAAAACAGCCGTAGTTGAGAAGGGCCCAGTTGGGGGAACTTGTTTAAATTCAGGCTGCATCCCCATTCAAAGCTACGTTCAAAATGGACGCTGGGCCATGCAAAGTAAGCAACTGGCTAAATATGGTCTCAGTCAAGCAAGTGATTCAGTTGACTTTAAAGCGCTTAAAGAACGCAAGGACCAAGTCGTCCAACAAAATCAACAGGGAATCTTGCAAATTTTTAAAAGTAATGGGATTGATTTTATTGAAGGTGAAGCAGTCTTTGTCAAGGACAAGACTTTTAGGGTCAATGATCAGACCCTTAGCGCTGAAAATGTTCTCTTAGCTACTGGAAGTCGGGTCTTAGATCCGGAGATACCTGGTATTGACCAGGTCGATTACTTGACGCATGAGAGCTTTTTCCAAATGGAAGACTTACCTGACGACTTAGTGGTTGTTGGCGCTAGTGAGCATGGGGTTGAATTTGCCTTTGCCATGGCTGCATTAGGTGTAAAGGTGACTCTTATTGAGGAAAAGGCAACCATTATCCCTAACCAGGTTAAGGAAGTTCAAGACTATGTCAAAAAGCTATTCAAAAAACTTTCGGTAAAAGTGATTGAAGGGGTAGCCATTGATCGGCTTAGTCCTGGGAAAATTCAGCTGAGTGATGGTCAAGACCTTAGTTTTGACCAAGTTCTCCTCATGCTGAGTCGGCGTCCAGATTTAAGTTTGGTAAAAGCTATGGGACTAGAACTAGATAAAAAAGGCACTTATCTAGCTGTCGATGAAAACTATCAATCCAGTTCACCTGGAGTATACGGAGTAGGTGATTTAATCGGGGGCTGGCCCTTTGCCCATGCTGCTAGCCATGAAGGTATCAAGGCAGTCAAGGCTATCCTCGGCCAGGCTGAGTATCCATTAGATTTTAATGCCGTGCCTCGTAAAATGGCAGTTGACGTTGATGTTGAAAGTTTTGGCTTACACGAAGACCAAGCCCAAAAGGCTGGCTATGATGTGATTAGTCATTCAATTCCTTTCATGATGAATGGGGCAGCTGCTGCTCTGAATGAGAGTGAGGGCTTTGTCAATATTATTAGTGAAAGACAATATGGGCAGATCTTAGGGGGCCTGGTAGTTGGTCATGGAGCAAGTGAAATTATGCATATTCTCCTAGCCGTCTATCAATGTGAGGGAACCATTGATGAATTAGCGCAAATGGTCTTCGCCCACCCTACCTTATCAGAAACTATTGGAGATGTCGCTAAAGCATTGGTAAGAAAATATTGA